The Streptomyces tendae DNA segment GTGCGCGGACGCGCTGTTGACGGGTCGGTGCGTCCTCGCATGGAAGCACAGGCGGGGTCGGCGGCCGGGTGCCTTGGCCGATCCTTTCCCTGCGCGTGGGCCCCGTGGTCCCCGGAACGCCGTTCCTCACCCCGGTTCTGACGGCCGGTCGCTTGCGGTGACCGTGCGGATGAGCGCCAGCACGGTGTCGGTCGTGTGCTCCAGGTGACTGCGGCCGTCGGGGCGGTGGGAGCGAGGGCTGATGTAACTGCGGCTGCCCAGGTGGGTGGCCGGGTCCATGCGGTGCACCGTGACTCGTCCGGCGCGCCGGGCTCGGTTCCAGCCGCTGCCCCGCAGCAGGGGCCAGCGCTGCGGGAACAGCCAGGTGCCGACCCGTTCGATCCGGTCGTGGGCGCTGGTGAGCCGGTGCAGGTGCAGGGCGTCGGAGAGGTCGTTGGCGCCGTTGTGGAAACCTCCGAGGGTGATCAGCAGCAGCGGGGAGCGCAGTTGGGCGTGGAGTTCGGGTACGGCGCCGGTGGCGACCTGGGCGCCGCCGCTGTAACTGAGCAGCACGACGGGGACGCCGCTGTGCGGCCGGTATCCGGCCCGCCGCAGCTGGCCGGCGATCTGGGCGCCCACGGCGCGGTTGTAGAGGGGACGGTAGCGGCGGTCGGCGGCCACGAAGATCTGCATGACGTTGTGCAGGAACAGCAGCAGTCCGGCGTGTCTGCGGATCCGCACCCACACCGGCCGGTCGGCGAGGGGTGCGGCCAGCGGCGAGTACGGCTGCACCTGTCCCAGCACCCGCAGTTCCGGGGCGGCGGCGATCAGTGCCTTGACCAGTTGGCCGCCGTCGCGCGTGTCGGTGAAGCGCCGTTTGCCGATGCCGTCGAGGTAGACCAGGTAGGCGGCGGGCGGTCGGTCGGGGCCGGCGCCCCGGGCGTAGGGCAGGCCGGGCGGGAGGTCGGTGACGGGGGTGCGCCAGCCGGCGGTGTACAGCATCACCTCGTAGCGGGCGAGCAGCGCCTCGACGAGCAGGAGCGGCCCCAGCACCAGGGCGACGAGCGGGAACCAGGTCATGCCGGCAGCTCCCGCGTCGCGTTCGTGCCGATCCGGCCGACGAGGCGCCGTACCGCCTCGACGGCCGCGGCCAGTCCGACTCCCGCGACGGCCACGCAGCCCGCGGCGGCCCAGCCGCCCACGCCGCTCGCCGCGGCGACCGGGCCGACCAGTCCCGCGCCCACCCCGGTCAGCAGCATCAGGTGCAGCAATGGGCCCAGCAGCGGGAACGCGATGACGGCACCGAGCAGCATCGGCGCGACCTGTGCGGCCGTCCAGCCGGGCGCGGCGGCCGTTTCGGTGGCGTGCGGCAGCATCTCGGCGAGGGTCCAGGCGGTGAGCGGCCACAGCGCTATCATGGCGCTCTCCACCGCGGTGCCGGTGAGCAGCAGTCCGGCCACGACCGGGGGCGACACCGTCCGGCGGCGGGCCACCAGGGGCAGGATCCGCCCGGCCGCCTCGGAGAGCCCGGCGAGCACCACCAGGGTGAGGACGAGGGGTGACATGGTTCAGTGCTCCCGCTCCTGTGAGGGTTTTGTCCGGGGTTCGTCCGCCGGGGCCGGCGTGCGCAGACGGGACTCGATCTCGTCGGCGGCGCGACGGTGTCCGCCGGCCTGTCGCTGGGCGGTGCGCAGGGCGGCGGCCCGCTGCCGGAAGCGCGGCTCGGTGAGCAGGCGGCGGGCCAGGGCGCGCACCGTCGCGTCGGTGGCGTCCCCGGGGCGGACGGACAGCCCCGCGCCGAGTTCCACGACCCGGCGGGCCACCTGCGGCTGGTCCGCGCCCTGCGGGACCACCAGCACGGGGACGCCCGCGTACAGGGCCTCGTTGACGCTGTTCATGCCCCCGTGGGTGACGAACAGCGCGGCCTGTCCGAGGATGTCGGGCTGCGGAACGAAGCGGCGGGCGAGCACGTTGTCCGGGAGCGCGCCGAGGGCCGCGGGGTCGGTGCGTCCGGTGGCGAGGACCACGGTGCCGCCGAGCGGCGCGAGTGCGGTGGCGAACCCCCGAAGTGCCCGCGGTCCGGCGTCGAAGACCGTGCCCAGGGAGGCGTACAGGACCGGGGCCCGCAGGCCGTCGAGGGGGAAGGCGGGATCGTGCGGGCGGGCGCCGACGCTGGGGCCCACGAAGCGGTAGGTGCGGGCGAAGGAGCCGGCGCCGGGCTGGAAGGCGCGCGAGGTGAAGACCAGGTTGAGCGGTTGCCGTACGTTCACCAGGTCGACCAGCGGCAGCCCGCGGGTGCGGTGGCGGCGGGCGAGCAGCGCTCGTGCCCGGGCGTAGCCCAGGAGGCTGCGGGGCCGGGCCAGGGCCTTGGCCAGCAGTTCGGCCGAGGGGCGCGTCGGGCTGGGGGCGCCGGGGCCGAACGCCATGGTGGTGAACACCGACACCGCGGGTACGTCGAGTTCGCTCGCCGCGACGTGGCCCCAGGGGCAGGCGGCGCCGTGGACGATCAGGTCGGGCCGGATGTGCCGCAGGTCGCGGAGCACGGACGGCAGCAGTTCGACGGCCGTGCGGGCGAGTTGCTCCAGCAGCGTGACGGGCGTCGGCGGACCGGCGAGCGGCGGGCCGTCCCCCGGGTAGAGGTGCACGACGGCGCCGGCGGCGGCCGTCTCCTCCGCGAACGCGGCGGTGGTGTGGTAGGTGACGGTGTGGCCGCGGCGCACCAGCTCGGCCACGACCGGCAGTGTGGGGTTGATGTGACCGCGCAGCGGGACGTTCAAGAACGCGATGGTGCTCACCGTGCGGCCCCCGCACCGTAGCCGTGCCGGCCGCCGCGACCGCGCCGGTCCGGCGGATACCCGGCACCGGCACGCCCGCAGCCGGTCACGCCCCCGGGCGGAGGTGTCGCGGGCCGGGGAAGGTCTCGAAGACCCGAGCCACTCATCGTTTCGTCCTCTCTCCTCACTCGGTCGACGCGTTCGCGTTCTCCTGATGGACCGGACAGCCGTCCCGTCTGTGACAGCGCGTGCCGGGGTGGCACCGTGCGGGGGCCGGGGGACGTGTCGGGCGTCACGTCCCGCGCTGTCACAGCGCGGGACGCGGGCCGGTCGTACGGGTGAGCGGCCGCGGGCGCCGCCGCCGGACAGCCGGCGGGGCAACGGGCCGCCCGGGCGTGTCCCCGCGCCCGCCTGTGCGACTCGAAGGAAATGCGCCATGAGTGACCCGTTCCGGCTCCCGGAGCTTTCCGCGGCGAGCGAGCTCGACCAACTGCCCGACCGTGACGCCGAGGAGACCGCCGAGTGGCGGGCGTCCCTCGACGCGGTCGTGCGGAACGCGGGTCCCGACCGGGCCGTGTACCTGCTGCGCCGGGTGCACGAGCACGCCGCCCGGTCGGGGCTGACCGTGCCCGGCCTGCTGACCACGGACCACATCAACACCGTCCCGGCGTGGGCGCAGCCGGACTTCCCCGGCGACCTCGCGACGGAGTCCCGGATCACCGCGTGGAACCGGTGGAACGCGGCGGCGATGGTGAGCCGCGGCTCGGCGCTTGGCCTCGGCGGCCACATCTCCACGTACGCCTCCGCCGCCTGGCTGTACGAGATCGGGTTCAACCACTTCTTCCGCGGCAAGGACGGCGACGGCTCCGGCGACCAGCTGTTCCTGCAGGGACACGCGTCGCCCGGCGTCTACGCCCGCGTCTTCCTCGAAGGACGCCTCGACGAACGGCACCTGGCGGGCTTCCGGCGTGAGGCCGACGGCCACGGGCTGCCGTCCTACCCCCACCCCCGGCGGCTGCCGTGGCTGTGGGAGTTCCCGACCGTGTCCATGGGCCTCGGCCCCCTCGCCGCGATCCACCAGGCCAGGTTCAACCGCTATCTGCACCACCGGGGCATCAAGGACACCTCCGCCTCCCGGGTGTGGGCGTTCCTCGGCGACGGCGAGATGGACGAGCCCGAGTCGACCGCGGCGCTGGCGCTCGCGGCCCGAGAGGGGCTGGACAACCTCACCTTCGTCGTCAACTGCAACCTGCAGAAGCTGGACGGCCCGGTGCGGCCCGGCACGCAGATCGTGCGGGAACTGGAGGCGCGGTTCCGCGGGGCGGGCTGGAACGTGGTCAAGTCGCTGTGGGGCGAGGCCTGGGACCCGTTGTTCCGGCAGGACACCGACGGCTCCCTGGTGCGCCGGCTCGGCGAGGTGCCGGACGCCCAGCTGCAGACGTACGCGGCGCGGGACGCCGCCTACGTCCGCGAGCACTTCTTCACCGGCGACACCCTCTCCGGCGTCGCGGCCGGGCTCGACGACGACCGGCTGGCCGACCTGTTCGGCGCCTCGCGCGGCGGCCACGAACCACTCAAGGTGTACGCCGCCTACCGCAGGGCCGTCGAGCACCGGGGAGCCCCCTCCGTGGTCCTCGCGCAGACGGT contains these protein-coding regions:
- a CDS encoding macrolide family glycosyltransferase — translated: MSTIAFLNVPLRGHINPTLPVVAELVRRGHTVTYHTTAAFAEETAAAGAVVHLYPGDGPPLAGPPTPVTLLEQLARTAVELLPSVLRDLRHIRPDLIVHGAACPWGHVAASELDVPAVSVFTTMAFGPGAPSPTRPSAELLAKALARPRSLLGYARARALLARRHRTRGLPLVDLVNVRQPLNLVFTSRAFQPGAGSFARTYRFVGPSVGARPHDPAFPLDGLRAPVLYASLGTVFDAGPRALRGFATALAPLGGTVVLATGRTDPAALGALPDNVLARRFVPQPDILGQAALFVTHGGMNSVNEALYAGVPVLVVPQGADQPQVARRVVELGAGLSVRPGDATDATVRALARRLLTEPRFRQRAAALRTAQRQAGGHRRAADEIESRLRTPAPADEPRTKPSQEREH